A genomic segment from Triticum dicoccoides isolate Atlit2015 ecotype Zavitan chromosome 1A, WEW_v2.0, whole genome shotgun sequence encodes:
- the LOC119352109 gene encoding uncharacterized protein At5g39865-like: MGCVSSTFTEDDERRIIGVSASASHIVSLTSSTYGILTYNLAPPNKSTPPPPPPPPPAPPLSLPSSRAKPKPPSDEQPEAEVINSWELMAGLHDPSTPAKSRSPRGPARRDAGDRPPRPVRFPLRAIDGNAAARAPPPPQRCPPGGARCAVLYTTTLRAVRSTFEACNAARAALQSHGVAFRERDVSMDRGFRDELRALLLPGAPAALPRLFVRGRHVGGAVEVLRLDEEGALAPLLEGLPRARSHGCCHGCGGMRFLPCFDCSGSRKVLAGAGGAVKGRPERGVVLRCRECNENGLVLCPICS, encoded by the coding sequence ATGGGGTGCGTGTCGTCGACCTTCACCGAGGACGACGAGCGGCGGATCATCGGGGTATCCGCCTCCGCGTCCCACATCGTCTCCCTCACCTCCTCCACCTACGGCATCCTCACCTACAACCTCGCCCCTCCCAACAAATCCAcaccccctccaccgccgccgcctccgcccgccccACCGCTCTCGCTCCCCTCCAGCAGGGCCAAGCCCAAGCCGCCCTCCGACGAGCAGCCGGAGGCGGAGGTCATCAACTCGTGGGAGCTCATGGCCGGCCTGCACGACCCCTCCACCCCGGCCAAGTCCAGGTCCCCGCGCGGCCCCGCCCGCAGGGACGCGGGCGACCGCCCGCCCCGCCCCGTCCGCTTCCCGCTCCGCGCCATCGACGGCAACGCCGCGGCGCGCGCGCCCCCTCCGCCGCAGCGCTGCCCGCCCGGCGGCGCGCGCTGCGCGGTGCTCTACACCACCACGCTCCGCGCCGTGCGGTCCACCTTCGAGGCCTgcaacgcggcgcgcgcggcgcTGCAGTCCCACGGCGTCGCCTTCCGCGAGCGCGACGTCTCCATGGACCGCGGCTTCCGGGACGAGCTCCGCGCGCTGCTCCTCCCGGGCGCCCCGGCGGCGCTACCGCGGCTCTTCGTGCGGGGCCGCCACGTGGGCGGCGCGGTGGAGGTGCTGCGGCTGGACGAGGAGGGCGCGCTGGCGCCGCTGCTGGAGGGCCTCCCCCGCGCGCGCTCCCACGGCTGCTGCCACGGCTGCGGTGGCATGAGGTTCCTCCCCTGCTTCGACTGCTCCGGCAGCCGCAAGGTCCTGGCCGGCGCCGGCGGGGCAGTGAAAGGGCGCCCGGAGAGGGGCGTGGTGCTCCGCTGCCGAGAGTGCAACGAGAACGGCCTCGTGCTCTGCCCCATCTGCTCCTGA